Proteins encoded in a region of the Zea mays cultivar B73 chromosome 4, Zm-B73-REFERENCE-NAM-5.0, whole genome shotgun sequence genome:
- the LOC100275083 gene encoding uncharacterized protein isoform X1, whose translation MENSALQSRHSMSSISTAAQPNDQHVSGTSSSPNEFVNQGLLLWHQTRQQWIGNRRLNSQGQQSQEPKISCNATYESLLGSSKPFPQPTPLGEMVDFLVVSWEQEGLYG comes from the exons ATGGAGAATAGTGCCTTGCAATCCCGGCACAGTATGTCCTCAATCAGCACAGCAGCACAGCCTAATGATCAGCATGTTTCTGGAACTAGCAGCTCCCCAAATGAGTTTGTAAATCAAG GTCTTCTACTATGGCACCAGACTAGACAGCAGTGGATTGGAAACCGAAGGCTTAATTCTCAGGGTCAACAAAGTCAAGAACCAAAAATAAG TTGTAATGCTACATACGAAAGCCTGCTCGGAAGCTCGAAGCCGTTCCCACAACCGACCCCTCTTGGT GAAATGGTGGATTTTCTCGTGGTCAGCTGGGAGCAGGAAGGCTTGTACGGTTAG
- the LOC100275083 gene encoding uncharacterized protein LOC100275083, translated as MLLSCGSLSSWVRRFVACVGGCFGCAQPTPIIAVDKPTKGLRIQGRSVKRRNVSDDFWSSSPHEMENSALQSRHSMSSISTAAQPNDQHVSGTSSSPNEFVNQGLLLWHQTRQQWIGNRRLNSQGQQSQEPKISCNATYESLLGSSKPFPQPTPLGEMVDFLVVSWEQEGLYG; from the exons ATGCTGCTGAGCTGCGGGTCGCTCTCCTCCTGGGTGCGCCGCTTCGTCGCCTGCGTTGG AGGTTGTTTTGGTTGTGCCCAGCCTACTCCAATAATAGCTGTTGACAAGCCTACAAAAGGTTTAAGAATTCAAGGACGCTCAGTAAAAAGGCGCAACGTATCAGACGACTTTTGGAGCTCGAGCCCACACGAAATGGAGAATAGTGCCTTGCAATCCCGGCACAGTATGTCCTCAATCAGCACAGCAGCACAGCCTAATGATCAGCATGTTTCTGGAACTAGCAGCTCCCCAAATGAGTTTGTAAATCAAG GTCTTCTACTATGGCACCAGACTAGACAGCAGTGGATTGGAAACCGAAGGCTTAATTCTCAGGGTCAACAAAGTCAAGAACCAAAAATAAG TTGTAATGCTACATACGAAAGCCTGCTCGGAAGCTCGAAGCCGTTCCCACAACCGACCCCTCTTGGT GAAATGGTGGATTTTCTCGTGGTCAGCTGGGAGCAGGAAGGCTTGTACGGTTAG
- the LOC100282106 gene encoding protein WVD2-like 5-like isoform X1, which translates to MGDAVDDIICATDAAVAVEDAASGKPAMLSSLGGQGEEEHEEKDNEDKSGESEVINPPEDAGGEATSPLEGLKPRLSKGNQSHGPNAVKSKSPTSGDEGQTRKKAPNSSLPKAPIVQVSHGDAGVGSNKDGKNESRSSSVDATLLDDSKEKRKTQKPLAQLFSIKSDEEQSNGESAKPRKVGSIPSYGFTFKCDERSEKRREFYSKLEEKIHARELEISNLQAKSKETEEAELKMLRKSLNFKATPMPSFYKEPTPVKVELKKIPPTRAKSPKFGRSKNKSTPETEENATADQPAHLSLEENVSQTGVKKPTPLNPAKKPQRKSLPRLPSEETGPLDATSRQLIKSAKLDAVSAPETGSATGQAQLQGSQTETDSGQGPVEAGANPDEQDASEQSVV; encoded by the exons ATGGGCGATGCGGTTGATGACATCATCTGTGCAACGGATGCGGCGGTCGCCGTCGAGGATGCGGCCAGTGGGAAGCCCGCAATGCTCTCTAGCTTAGGGGGGCAGGGTGAGGAAGAGCATGAGGAGAAGGACAATGAGGACAAGTCAGGCGAGAGCGAGGTGATCAACCCGCCAGAAGACGCTGGCGGGGAGGCCACCTCACCCCTGGAAGGGTTGAAGCCTCGCCTTTCCAAG GGGAATCAAAGCCATGGACCTAATGCTGTCAAATCAAAGAGCCCAACGAGTGGAGACGAAGGTCAGACGAGGAAAAAGGCTCCCAATTCTTCTCTTCCTAAGGCACCCATTGTCCAGGTGTCCCATGGTGACGCTGGTGTCGGCAGTAAT AAAGATGGCAAGAATGAGTCTCGCTCATCTTCCGTGGATGCAACATTGCTGGATGACTCCAA GGAGAAAAGGAAAACTCAAAAGCCATTAGCACAGCTCTTTTCCATCAAAAGTGACGAAGAACAGTCAAATGGTGAGAGTGCAAAGCCTCGAAAAGTTGGCAGCATTCCATCATATGGTTTCACCTTCAAGTGTGATGAGAGATCTGAAAAAAGAAGAGAG TTCTATTCGAAGCTTGAGGAGAAGATTCATGCAAGAGAGTTAGAAATAAGCAATTTGCAAGCGAAATCAAAG GAAACTGAAGAAGCAGAACTCAAAATGCTGAGAAAGAGTTTGAACTTCAAGGCAACACCAATGCCAAGCTTCTATAAGGAACCAACTCCTGTCAAGGTTGAATTGAAAAAG ATCCCCCCAACAAGAGCCAAATCGCCAAAGTTTGGTCGTTCTAAAAACAAGTCCACACCAGAGACTGAAGAAAATGCTACCGCGGACCAGCCTGCCCACCTGAGCCTCGAGGAGAATGTTTCTCAAACCGGTGTGAAAAAACCAACCCCGTTGAATCCAGCAAAGAAGCCCCAGAGGAAGTCACTCCCCAGACTGCCATCTGAAGAAACCGGTCCGCTTGATGCCACCTCAAGGCAACTTATAAAGAGCGCCAAGCTGGATGCAGTTAGTGCTCCGGAGACAGGATCAGCTACAGGACAGGCACAACTACAAGGAAGTCAGACGGAAACAGATTCTGGTCAGGGGCCAGTTGAAGCTGGAGCTAATCCTGATGAACAAGACGCCAGCGAACAGAGTGTTGTTTAG
- the LOC100279520 gene encoding EIN3-binding F-box protein 2-like, which translates to MPALYAYYGDGGCLVSAPAELAGLFCRGAVQQRKRTLVTASAVAAAAAEFVRAAKKQRQLPLPSLDALPDECLFEILRRVPGGRGRGASACVSRRWLALLGSIRASELGQAAAAAADTPSLPDLNEEFVMEEDNEESPADRCVDRVLEGKEATDVRLAAMAVVAGSRGGLEKLAVRGSHPTRGVTDQGLSAVARGSPNLSSLALWDVPLITDAGLAEIAAGCPSLERLDICRCPLITDKGLVAVAQGCPNLVSLTIEACPGVANEGLRAIGRSCVKLQAVNIKNCPLVGDQGISSLVCSATAALTKIRLQGLNITDASLAVIGYYGKAITDLTLTRLAAVGERGFWVMANAAGLQNLRCMSVTSCPGVTDLALASIAKFCPNLKQLYLRKCGYVSDAGLKAFTESAKVFENLHLEECNRVSLVGILAFLLNCREKFRALSLVKCMGIKDICSAPAQLPLCRSLRFLTIKDCPGFTDASLAAVGMICPQLEQVDLSGLGEVTDNGLLPLIQSSEAGLVKVDLSGCKNITDVAVSSLVKGHGKSLKKINLEGCSKITDAILFTMSESCTELAELNLSNCMVSDYGVAILASARHLKLRVLSLSGCSKVTQKSVLFLGNLGQSIEGLNLQFCDMIGNHNIASLEKKLWWCDILA; encoded by the exons ATGCCTGCGCTCTACGCTTATTACGGAG ATGGCGGGTGCCTCGTCTCGGCGCCGGCTGAGCTGGCCGGGCTCTTCTGCCGCGGCGCCGTGCAGCAGCGGAAGCGCACGCTGGTGACCGCGTCCGCGGTcgccgcggcggcggccgagTTCGTGAGGGCGGCCAAGAAGCAGAGGCAGCTGCCGCTGCCGTCGCTCGACGCGCTCCCAGACGAGTGCCTCTTCGAGATCCTGCGCCGCGTGCCcggcggccgcggccgcggcgcCTCCGCCTGCGTCTCCCGCCGCTGGCTCGCGCTCCTCGGCAGCATCCGGGCCTCCGAGCTCGGCcaggccgcggcggcggcggcggacacCCCGTCGCTGCCCGACCTGAACGAGGAATTCGTCATGGAGGAGGATAATGAGGAGTCCCCCGCGGATCGGTGCGTCGACAGGGTCCTAGAGGGCAAGGAGGCCACCGACGTCCGCCTGGCCGCCATGGCCGTCGTCGCCGGATCCCGTGGCGGGCTGGAGAAGCTCGCCGTCCGCGGCAGCCACCCGACCCGTGGCGTCACGGACCAAGGACTGTCGGCGGTTGCACGCGGCAGCCCCAACCTCAGCTCGCTCGCGCTCTGGGATGTGCCTCTTATCACCGATGCTGGGCTCGCGGAGATTGCTGCCGGGTGTCCCTCGCTCGAGCGTCTGGATATCTGTCGATGTCCCCTCATCACAGACAAGGGCCTCGTCGCTGTTGCGCAGGGGTGCCCCAACTTGGTGTCTCTGACCATTGAGGCATGCCCCGGTGTTGCCAATGAGGGCCTGAGGGCGATTGGCCGCAGCTGCGTGAAGCTGCAAGCTGTGAACATCAAGAACTGCCCTCTTGTTGGTGACCAAGGCATTTCCAGCCTGGTGTGCTCTGCTACCGCTGCTCTTACAAAGATCCGGCTCCAGGGATTGAACATAACTGATGCTTCGCTTGCTGTGATTGGATACTATGGGAAAGCCATCACTGACCTTACACTTACTCGTCTCGCTGCTGTTGGTGAGAGGGGTTTCTGGGTGATGGCTAATGCTGCTGGCCTGCAGAATCTCAGGTGCATGAGTGTTACCTCTTGCCCTGGAGTCACCGATCTTGCGCTTGCTTCTATTGCCAAGTTCTGCCCGAACTTGAAGCAGCTGTACCTCAGGAAGTGCGGATATGTGTCAGATGCTGGCCTCAAGGCGTTCACAGAATCAGCAAAGGTGTTTGAGAACTTGCATCTCGAGGAATGCAACCGGGTTTCTCTTGTCGGTATTCTTGCTTTCCTCCTCAACTGCAGAGAGAAGTTCAGGGCTCTATCGTTGGTGAAATGCATGGGGATCAAGGATATCTGCTCTGCGCCTGCACAACTTCCTCTTTGCCGATCACTTCGTTTCCTTACAATCAAGGATTGCCCAGGTTTCACCGATGCAAGCTTGGCTGCGGTGGGGATGATTTGCCCTCAGTTGGAGCAGGTTGACCTGAGTGGTCTTGGTGAGGTCACTGACAACGGGCTTCTTCCATTGATCCAGTCTTCTGAAGCTGGTCTGGTCAAGGTTGACTTGAGTGGTTGCAAGAACATTACAGATGTGGCTGTCTCCTCCCTGGTGAAGGGACATGGAAAATCTCTGAAGAAAATCAACCTTGAGGGTTGCAGCAAGATAACAGATGCTATCCTCTTCACCATGTCTGAGAGCTGCACCGAGCTTGCGGAGCTTAATCTTTCAAACTGCATGGTTAGTGACTACGGTGTTGCCATCCTGGCATCTGCAAGGCACCTCAAGCTCCGTGTTCTCTCACTGTCAGGCTGCTCTAAGGTTACTCAGAAGAGCGTGCTGTTCTTGGGCAACCTTGGCCAGTCTATAGAGGGCCTCAATCTTCAGTTCTGTGACATGATTGGCAACCACAACATTGCATCGCTGGAGAAGAAGCTCTGGTGGTGTGACATCCTTGCATAG